The genomic region TTGGCACTCGATGCCGACAACGGCAAAGTCCTATGGCAGAAGACCCTGGCGGATCCGACGCTCGGCTATTCCGAAACGATGCAGCCAACGCTGTACAACGGCAACGTGATCGTGGGCAGCGCGGGCGGCGAGTGGGCGATCCGTGGATTCGTTGCCGCGTTCGATGCGAACACCGGCGCGAAGAAATGGCAGTTCTGGACGACCGATCCCAAGAGCTTCGAGGGCGATTCGTGGAAGCAGGGCGGCGGGATGGTCTGGACGACGCCCGCGATCGATCCGAAGTTGGGCTTGTTGATCTTCAGCACCGGTAATCCGAACCCGGACCTGTTCGGAGCCGTGCGTAAGGGCGACAATCTCTATACCGATTCCATCGTGGCGATCGACGTGAACACCGGGAAACTCCGCTGGTACTACCAAGAAGTTAAGCACGACGTGTGGGATTACGATGCGGTCAGCAACCCGGTGCTGTTCGACGTGCACGAAAACGGCAAGACGATTCCCGCCGCCGGTGAGGCCGGCAAGGTGGGATGGATCTTTATCGTCGATCGTCGGACCGGTAAGCTGATCCGTAAATCCGCGCCGTTCGTGATGATGTCGAAGAATATGTTCAGCACGCCGACCAAGGCCGGCGTGGCGATGCTCCCCGGTGCAAACGGCGGCGCCGAGTGGTCGCCTCCGGCGTACTCGCCGCAGACGCACGATATGTACGTCATGGCGATGAATCAGCTCATGAACTTCACAACGCAAGAGCCGCATACGGGCCCCGGCCAAATTCGCCTGGGCAGCGCGTTTACGAACATCGCGAAGAACGGCGTACAGAACGGCCCGTTCGTGGCGGTGAACATGGATACCGGAAAAATTGCATGGCAGTATCTCGCGCCGCAGCCGTTAATCGGCGGAGCGCTAGCGACTGCGGGTAACCTGGTCTTCATGGGCGAGGGGAACGGCTGGTTCGATGCGTTCAATGCCAAGACCGGGCAGCGCGTATGGCGCTATCAACTCGGCGCCGGCGTGAACGCACCTCCGGTTACCTACGAGGTGAACGGCGTGCAATACATCGCCGTCGCCGCGGGTGGAAACTTCCAGCTTGGGTATCCCTACGGCGATACCGTAGCGATTTTCCGCCTCAAGTAAACGCACCTCACATAACAACATGGGTCGCCGGCCGGCGACCCATGTTGTTATGTGGTGAAACGGCCTCCTAATGGGTAAGCCCCCTAAGACATCCGTCTGAAGGGACGTTCCATGCGACTCATCCAACGCGCAATCATCGGCCTAGCTGCCGCATTTTTTCTATTCGCGACGGTTCCGGCGAGATCCGAGGCCCAGGATCTTTCCAGCCTCGGAAGCTTGTCCGGGATCCTCAGTCTTTTGACGAGTTTGGCTCCGCCGGCATTGCCGGCGTACTATCAGCCACCCGCCCCGGCACAAAACCTGATTTGGCAGCCGGGATATTGGGCTGCCGGGCCGGCCGGTTACTTCTGGGTTCCTGGAACCTGGGTGACGCCACCGCAGCCGAATTTGCTATGGACCCCAGGATACTGGGCTTCCAACCCGGGCGGACAGTATCGTTGGGTTCCCGGATATTGGGCACAGAACGTCGGCTACTACGGCGGCATCAACTATGGCAACGGGTACAACGGCTCGGGTTACACCGGGGGGCGTTGGCAGAACAACACGTTCTACTACAATACCGCGATTACGAACGTCAATCGAACGGTCGTACGTTACGTCTACTCCGATCGCGGAACGAACGAATACAACGGTAGTCACGTGAGCTACAATGGCGGTCGCGGCGGCGTGAACGCGCGCCCGGATAGCCACCAAATCGCGTGGGGACGCGAGCGTCATTACGCAATGACGAACGCGCAGCAAGAACACGTCCGGATCGCCGCGCAGAACCGGAACTACCTACAGGCCGTCAACCATGGACGTCCGCCGAACGTGAGCGTCCAAAGACCCCTCGCCGCGAACAATCGCCCGGCAGGGTTCGCACCGATTCGAGCGTCCGACCGCGCACACGCACAGATCCGCCAATCTCCCCATCAAGCGATGCCGATACGTCAGGCGCCGAAACAGCAGACGCGTCCGCAACATCAGCAGACACAACGACCGCAGCCGCAGCGTCAACAGGCGCAACGACCGCAGCCGCAGCGTCAGCAGGCACAACGACCGCAGCCGCAGCATCAGCAGGCGCCGAAGCAGCAAGCGCATCAGGGTGCAAGCCCGAAGGGCGGTTCGCACCAAGCTCAGCCACATGGGCGCCCGTCGCCGCACCCACTGGGCCAATAGGGGCTCGGCGGACGGTTACTTCAACTGCGTGAGGACGTAGTACGCAACGTCGTGAAGGTCGCGTTGGGATAGCACCCAGCGCGGCATGACGGGGTCGAGTTTGTCGCCATCGTTATCGATGCCGGCGGAGACGGCTCGCTCCAGGAGTGCGAGCGTGTAGGGGGGCTTTTGATGGGTTACGAGCGCCGCATGCCGCAAATCGGCGCTCACCGCGCCGTCGGGAAAGTGGACGCCTCCGGCCCCCGTCGGCATGTGACATGCCGCGCAACTGGGTCTCTGCGCGGGCGGCTTCGCCACGATATGCGAGCCGCTCGCATCGATGCCCGTGAGGAAGATCGCACGCCCGTTCGCGATGGCGGCGGCATTCGTCGATTGGGCAGTCTTGGCGGGTGCTGCGGGCGCCGTCGTTGCCGAGGCGGCGACGGCAGCGGTCGAGCCGGCTGTAGAATCGGCGGTATGCGACGAGCACGCGCTCGTTGCGACGCCCAGAAGCAGAACGGCGAAGATCCCAAAATAGCGTTTCATCGTCGGCCCGTTCGCGGAGCGCCGGATGGAACCTACCGAAGCATGCATCCTCTCGGAGGCTGCGAAAACTCTCTTGCGTCACCTGGGAAAATGATTCTATTTTCCACCCAAAATGGGTATAAAGTGACCCTGATGGGTTTTGAATTGGCGATTAGAGCGTCGCCGGCTCCTTTGGCCGTCCGTGTCAATCCGCCGATCGTTTCCGGAACGGAATTGGCGAAGCGCGCGCGAACCGCCACGATTGCCGTCACGAACCACTCCGGGGTGATCCCCGATTTCGCGAGCGAGCCCTTAAGCTTCGATCCGGTAGGCCGAAACATTGACTTGTATGCGTAATGCTTCCATCCCCGGGTGCGGCGGTCCGACTCCTGGATATGGCTAATGCCGGCGCTCGCATGGACGACGGCGCTCGTTGCTCTATGGTTTCTTTTAAGCGTGTTGATCGACCGCCGAAACGCGTTGCGCGAGGGCGTTTCCGCGGTTTCGTTTGCGGAGATCGTTGCGGTGGGGGTTCTCGCGCTTGCGGGGGCGTTGCTGGCTCCCCCTTCCGAACGGATCGCGGTGGGCCTAGCTTTAGCCGGCATCGGCATCGCGGCGTGCGGCGACGTTCGCCATGGGTACCTGTGGGAAGAAATTACCGTGCCCACGCTCTTTGCCGTACTCGCAGCTAGCGCGTATGCCGGTATCGCGCCGAACGCCGCTGCCGGCATCGTCGCGCTCGGCGGCATCGCGTTGGCGATCTATTTCGGCGGGCAACTGCTCGGCAAAGAACCCGGATTCGGCGATATCGTTCCTACGGCCATCATCGGCGCTGCCGTGGGCCCCGTGCCCGGGCTCGCGGCTTTGGCGATCGCGTGCGCCGGATTCGTCATCGCGGCTCTGATCCTGGGGCGGCGGTTCGGCATTGCCTTGCCGTTCGGCCCAGCTATCGCGGCTGCGATCCTGATCGGTGCCGCAGCCGCGTCATGGTTGCCCGCCATCGCCGGACGCTGATTGGACGAATCTCATCCGATCGCCGCATAACATATCGAATTCCTCGCACGTTCCGGCTCGCAACTCCACGACGTGCGTGGCATTGGCTTGGGCGACGGCAAGGCAACCGGGGCGCACGTCCCGGCGTATGCTCACGATGCGAAATGCGTCGTCGAGAAAAACAACGTCGATGGGAAAGCGCATGCCGATCGTGTGGATTCCAAAGCAACGGTTGATCCACAAGCCTTCGTCTGCGTCGATCGACGAGCGCGTCAGCAGCCCCAGGTTTCGGCCGCACCACCCTTTGGGCGCGAGCACCTTGCGCGCGACCACTTCACCGGTTGCCTGATTTTCGAATGAATACAACGCGCTAACCCCCGAACGCGAGCGCGGCGACGACGGTCGCGCCGACGAGATAGGGTGCCATCTGAACGGTCGCGTGCCGCCGCAGTCCCCATTGTATGAAAGCCAGGAGCAGTCCCGCGGCGGAAAAAGCGACGACTGCGGGAAACAGTCCAAGCAGCGACGCCCCTAAGGCCGCAACGCGCACGTCGCTCCAGGACATGCCGGCGCCCTTTGTCATGAGGGCGACGCTTGCAAACGGCACGGAAACCAGCAACGCCGCGAGCGGTACCGCATATGCGTGCTGCAGGAGCGCTAGAACGCAGATGCACGCCAGCGGGATCAGCGAAAGCCAAGGCGGCGTCCAATGGATGCGAACGTCGCACCGTACGAGCGCAACCAAAGCGACGACGATGAAACTCAGTGCCAACAGATGTAGCGGGTTCGTCTCGCGCAGCCCGAATTCGGCACCGGCGATCGCGCACGCCGGCACCACGAGCAGCGGCCATACGTCACCAAAACGATCGCCGTGCCAACGCTGGATGAGGACGTTCGCAAGCGCGTAGCCGAACCACCCGGAAGATGCAAACATCAGCGCGCCCACGAGGGCTAAGCTCCCGTTCATTTCGCCCAGCTCACGAACTGCGGAAGCAGTTCCGCCGCAACCGAGCCGAAGATGATCGTGAACAGCGCGGGCAGTAAGAACAGAGCCATGGGAAAGACCATTTTGATGGGCAGCTTCGCGGCCTGCTCTTCAACCGCCATGACGCGTTCGTTCCGGACGTCGATCGAGAGTTCGTTGAGAAGCGTTGAGATGTTCGCACCGAGCTTTTCGGCTTGCGTAATCGCCGTGATGGTGGCCGTTAGCTGCGGTTGACTGACGCGCATCGCTACCGCGCGCAATGCGTCGCCGTGGCTGCGCCCGAGGCGGATCTGCGAGAGGCATTCCTTGATTTCGTCCCCCAGCG from Candidatus Dormiibacterota bacterium harbors:
- a CDS encoding PQQ-binding-like beta-propeller repeat protein; translated protein: MYFRSRLTTFAATCAIFSIGVLAGCNGGSNSTSTTSGATAATEATAAATGEASGTATGAPTGAASTGYFTDAQASTGATVYSASCAQCHGAKLQGQSGPSLVGARFAHSLVNYQTGAQMYDFISKQMPANAPGSLTSDNYLAVMAYLLQQNGFTSGSHPLDTTMLSSVNLSNAVAVSSSPGAANNNEIVRQAAPTTTVFGPMPTNVNVSDAMMTGASANNQDWVLPGRTYSNDRYSPLSAINVANVASLTPAALAQTGMTASFETTPIVVGGVMYITTPVVSDKMKIMALNAVTGERIWETTYNLGSFQICCGPVNRGVAVGYGKVFVDTLDDQLLALDADNGKVLWQKTLADPTLGYSETMQPTLYNGNVIVGSAGGEWAIRGFVAAFDANTGAKKWQFWTTDPKSFEGDSWKQGGGMVWTTPAIDPKLGLLIFSTGNPNPDLFGAVRKGDNLYTDSIVAIDVNTGKLRWYYQEVKHDVWDYDAVSNPVLFDVHENGKTIPAAGEAGKVGWIFIVDRRTGKLIRKSAPFVMMSKNMFSTPTKAGVAMLPGANGGAEWSPPAYSPQTHDMYVMAMNQLMNFTTQEPHTGPGQIRLGSAFTNIAKNGVQNGPFVAVNMDTGKIAWQYLAPQPLIGGALATAGNLVFMGEGNGWFDAFNAKTGQRVWRYQLGAGVNAPPVTYEVNGVQYIAVAAGGNFQLGYPYGDTVAIFRLK
- a CDS encoding YXWGXW repeat-containing protein, translating into MRLIQRAIIGLAAAFFLFATVPARSEAQDLSSLGSLSGILSLLTSLAPPALPAYYQPPAPAQNLIWQPGYWAAGPAGYFWVPGTWVTPPQPNLLWTPGYWASNPGGQYRWVPGYWAQNVGYYGGINYGNGYNGSGYTGGRWQNNTFYYNTAITNVNRTVVRYVYSDRGTNEYNGSHVSYNGGRGGVNARPDSHQIAWGRERHYAMTNAQQEHVRIAAQNRNYLQAVNHGRPPNVSVQRPLAANNRPAGFAPIRASDRAHAQIRQSPHQAMPIRQAPKQQTRPQHQQTQRPQPQRQQAQRPQPQRQQAQRPQPQHQQAPKQQAHQGASPKGGSHQAQPHGRPSPHPLGQ
- a CDS encoding c-type cytochrome; this encodes MKRYFGIFAVLLLGVATSACSSHTADSTAGSTAAVAASATTAPAAPAKTAQSTNAAAIANGRAIFLTGIDASGSHIVAKPPAQRPSCAACHMPTGAGGVHFPDGAVSADLRHAALVTHQKPPYTLALLERAVSAGIDNDGDKLDPVMPRWVLSQRDLHDVAYYVLTQLK
- a CDS encoding DUF192 domain-containing protein: MYSFENQATGEVVARKVLAPKGWCGRNLGLLTRSSIDADEGLWINRCFGIHTIGMRFPIDVVFLDDAFRIVSIRRDVRPGCLAVAQANATHVVELRAGTCEEFDMLCGDRMRFVQSASGDGGQP